The sequence below is a genomic window from Oncorhynchus nerka isolate Pitt River linkage group LG7, Oner_Uvic_2.0, whole genome shotgun sequence.
GGAGAAGTTATAAAGGCACATCCCTAACTGTAAAAATACCATCAGGTTTCTTCTCCATTTGAAAACACAGCACAAAGGGTTGTGCATTGTTTTTCATAAGAGCACaacatacactacataaccaaaagtatgtggacacttgcttgtcgaccatctcattccaaaatcatgggcaataatatggagttggtcctccttCGCTACTATAACAACCTgtactctcctgggaaggctttccactagatgttcaaATATCGCTGcggagacttggtttcattcagtcacaagagcattagtgaggtcggacactgatgttgggcgattagcccTGGTTAGCAGTcagctttccaattcatcccaaagctgttcgatggggttgaggccagttaagttcttccagactgatctcaacaaaccatttctgtatggaggaattgtcgtgctgaaacaggaaaagaccttcccaaaactgttgccaccaagttggaagcacagaatcgtctagaatgtcattgtatactgtagctttaagatttccctttactggaactaagggtcctagcccgaaccatgaaaaacagctccagactattattcctcctccaccaaactttacagtaggcactatgcattcaggcaagTAGCactctcctggcatctgccaaaccgatttgtccgtcggactgccagatggtgaagcgtgattcatcactccatgcgtttccactgctccagagtccaatggtggcgagctttacacactccagccgacacttggcattgtgcatggtgatcttaggcttgtgtgcggccgTACGGCCATGCAAACTCATTtaatgaagctcctgacgaatagttattgtgctgacgttgcttccagagagtgttgcaaccgaggagagACACACtcgtggtcccgttctgtgagcttgtttgtcctaccactttgcatctgagccgttgttgctcctagacatttccacttcacaataacagcacttacagttgaccggggcagctctagcagggcagaaatttgacaaactgacttgttagaaaggtggcatcctattaccttgaaagtcactgagattttcagtaagaccattctattgccaatgtttcTCTATGGAGATGGCATGTCTGTGTGTtcgattttatacatctgtcaacAGAAAATGgtggctgaaatagtcaaatccactaatttgaaggggtgtccacatatttttgtatatattatgAGCGAGTTAATGACACACAAACATCCTTACATAAAGTGTATTATATTTTATTTAGAAAATAGACAATGATCAAATTACTGAATGTCAAATTAGATTCACAAACAGCCTAACACATTTCACGAggaatatacatacatacatactcacTGTACTGCAAACTGTAGTTAAAGTAGTAtctcatagtagtatgatacagGTTATTCATGAAAGCCAGTCTTAGGGTACATACAGCATTTCTGTGCAGCAAGAAGGCAAAAATACACTCCATAAATATGCAGGTTTCTGTAAAGCCAAACAATCCTTCATCAAACAAATAGTGCTCTCTGCATGTTGCTTCAAAGAAGGCCTTATGGAGAGAGTAATCTTCTCATAAGTTTCAGTGTCAAAAACTAGAGGAGGGCTTAGTTATACAGAATCCATATTAAGGACATTCCTCCTCCTCAGACCTCACCCCTCATTTGGATTTCATAATGGTGCAGttccatttcccctctcccttccctcagtCGCTCAGCAGTCCTAGCTTCTTCAAGGCCTCTCGTCGGTCTTCTCCACTCTTGCTGTTGGGGCAGATCAGCACACTGATACCATGGGAACGGGGCAGCTTGTTCTGAGACTCCCCATGACCTGGTTGGGGGTGGCAGGCCTCACCCTGAACATTCATGAAGTCTTTCCCAGTTCCTAGGGAGGCCGGGCGGGGTCTAGAGTAACGCTGGTCTCTGGGGGACAAAGGGACACTGGGAGCCTGGTTTGCCCTGAGGGAGGCATTGCTGGCCATGTAGCTTCTCTGGCCCATGCTGGTGCGCTCCAGAGTGGCTGATTTGACCCTTACAGGAGGGGGAATATGCTTGGGTGGTGAAGGAGGGGTTGTAAGGGGCAAGAGCAGAGCTTTGGCATTGTCACTAAATTGGATTGGGGCTGGAAGTGGAGCAAGGGTAGTGGCTCGGGCTGGTTCTGTGGTAGCTGGGACAGCAACTGCAGCAGGCACTGGGATTGGGGTATGGATAGTGGCTGGGACTTGGCCAGGGGTAGTGGCTGGGGAAGTAGTAGGGATTTGGGCTGGGGCTTGGGTCTGGGTGGCATCTGGGCTGCGAGGAGAGGGAGTGGGTGCCCATGACTTCCGGGATTTGGGTGAAACTACAGGGCCTGAGTCTCCATCCTCACCCTTCAGGAGCCCGAGCTTCCGTAGAGCCTCCAAACGCACCTTCTGGGGATCAATGATCGACCTGTCAATGGGCAAGGAGAGAGGGGGGCCTGGGTGACTATCTGACTTGTGGGACTTCTGGATGATGTTGGAGGGAAGCCTCTTGGGCTTAGGGGCCACGGCAGGTGGGTTCTTTGTTTCCAGGGTCTCAGGAATGGGGATGGTTAGGGCCTCTGAGTGAGAGGGTGGTGAGTTGGTACTAACAGGTACAGGCAGATCAACAGGAGGTTTAGAAGGTGGTGTCTGTTGGGCTCCAGGCGAGGCAGGTGGAGCTCTCCTGCGTAGTTGCTCCAGCTCACTGTAGGTTAGTGGAACTCTGAGTACTGCAGGCACTGGAAGttcactctcctcctctggcTTATCATCCCTGAAGTCTGAGGGAGGGGGAATCAGCTTCATATCCAGCTCAGAGTGAACCTTAGATTGCCGTTTTGCAGACTTGCTGTCTACAGAGACTCCTTTAGGCATGTTGTCCACAGAATTATCTGAGGTGGCTGAGGATGGGGTCGTGTCCGAGGCAGAAGCTTTTGGGTCTGCAGCTAACTCTAGAGTTTTAGACTCAGTGGACAACACCGGAACTTTTGAAATAGTGTCCAACCCAGGAGATTTGATGTCAGTCATCAACTCTGGGGACTTAGGCACAGTTGCTATCTCTGGAGCTTTACGTTCTGTGACTACCTCTGAGACTGTGGGTTCAGTGACTACCCCTGGAGGTTTGAGATCAGTAAATGTCCCTGGGGTATTGAGCTGGGTTGCTACTACTGGGGCTGGGGCTCT
It includes:
- the LOC115132285 gene encoding specifically androgen-regulated gene protein-like — translated: MPKSDTWPGGVAMESLISMDSTGSCDSVVSMNSGFSDDSLEHLSAEERACLMFLESTIESLEMEEDSGLSNDEPDPSSLAAKPGHLSMGQARLEDVSELQHSDSGRDQKSFLNCIVPTPLRVANSLASIQLKAPGSATQPTAPAEAIEPRAPAPVVATQLNTPGTFTDLKPPGVVTEPTVSEVVTERKAPEIATVPKSPELMTDIKSPGLDTISKVPVLSTESKTLELAADPKASASDTTPSSATSDNSVDNMPKGVSVDSKSAKRQSKVHSELDMKLIPPPSDFRDDKPEEESELPVPAVLRVPLTYSELEQLRRRAPPASPGAQQTPPSKPPVDLPVPVSTNSPPSHSEALTIPIPETLETKNPPAVAPKPKRLPSNIIQKSHKSDSHPGPPLSLPIDRSIIDPQKVRLEALRKLGLLKGEDGDSGPVVSPKSRKSWAPTPSPRSPDATQTQAPAQIPTTSPATTPGQVPATIHTPIPVPAAVAVPATTEPARATTLAPLPAPIQFSDNAKALLLPLTTPPSPPKHIPPPVRVKSATLERTSMGQRSYMASNASLRANQAPSVPLSPRDQRYSRPRPASLGTGKDFMNVQGEACHPQPGHGESQNKLPRSHGISVLICPNSKSGEDRREALKKLGLLSD